A region of the Flavobacteriaceae bacterium MAR_2010_188 genome:
TGGAAACCGATATAAAACAAAAGAAAAATTAATTGAATGAAATTGTTTTCTTTTGGTGTTCAGTATGTTAAAGTTTTACCTATGTTTTACCAACAATAAAAAAGGCAGTTACAAATCTATTTAACTGCCTCATTATCAAGTAGCGAGAGGGGGGCACGATCCCCCGACCTCCGGGTTATGAATCCGACGCTCTAACCAGCTGAGCTACCTCGCCATAATTTCAATTTTTCAACTTATATATTATCAGCACTATTCGCTGTCCACTTTTGGCTATAATTTTTTAAACTCTAATGCCGACGAAACTCTGTTTGTCGGCATCCCGACCGATAGCGTCGGGACCAGCTGAGCCCTGCCTGCCGGCAGGCAGGTACCTCGCCATAATTTCAATTTTTAACTTATATTCTAACAGCACAATCTTCCGTTCGCCTCAGGCGGATATGAATCCGACGCTCTTGTGCCGACAAACAGAGCAAAAGTATACACTTATATAATAACTGTCGCTCATCTTTGCTAACTCGCCATATTTGCGCTTAGCGGCTGCAAATATAAAAACTATTTAAGCAGCCCACAAACATAGATGCACAAAATAATTTTTCTGACATTATGTTTTAAACTAAACAATTAATGTATATATTGAGCGTGTTATAATAATTATCTATGGAAGACAAAACAAAGTTCGAAATTGAATTTCCAATTCAAGCTTCTCCGCAACTTTTATATCAATACATTTCTACACCTTCTGGCTTGTCAGAGTGGTTTGCCGATAACGTTAACTCACGTGGTGAAAGATTCACCTTTATCTGGAACGACAGTGAAGAACGCGCCAAGCTTTTAAGCAAGAAAAGCGGCGAAAGAGTTAAATTTAGATGGCTTGCTGATGAGGAGGAAGGCGATTCTTATTACTTCGAACTCCGTATACAGGTAGATGAAATTACTAAGGACGTTTCTATAATCGTTACCGATTATGCCGAACAAGATGAATTAGACGAGGCTAAAATGCTGTGGGACAACCAAATTTCTGATCTTAAACAAATACTAGGTTCTCGGTAAAAGTTTATCCTATATCTTATCTTTGTCCTGAATCGAATTCAGGACTTTTTTTATGATCAATTTTAACGGAGAACTGCTTCAAACGGGTAGCAAGATTCTGTCCTCACAGAATCGAGCCTATAAATACGGGGACGGACTTTTTGAAACTATCAAGGTTTCTGGTGGAAGCATCCTCTTTTGGGAAGACCACTACTTTAGGCTAATGGCCTCAATGCGGATTCTACGCATGGAAATTCCGATGAATTTTACGATGGAATTCCTCGAAGAACAGATTTTGCTCACTCTAACTTCAAACGAAATTAAACATGCTAGGATTAGATTTAGCGTTTTTCGTGGCAATGGAGGAACTTACAAACCTAAGGCTAACGACATTCAATATATTATAGAGGCTGATGAGTTAGAATATTTCAACTTTAAATTTCCTGAACAAATTGACTACGAAGTTGATCTTTACAAGGATTTTTACATTCATACCAGCCTACTTTCAACCTTAAAGACTAATAATAAAATCACCCATATTCTTGCAAGTATTTATGCTGAAGAAAACGAACTGGCAAACTGCTTGTTGCTCAATTCTGAAAAGAATGTAATCGAAGCTATAAACGCCAATTTGTTTCTGGTTTCTGGAACTTCCATAAAAACGCCTCCTTTAAGCAGTGGCTGTTTAAAGGGAATCATGAGAAAGCAGATTATAGATTTGATCAAGAAGGATGAAGAGCTTAAGGTCGAAGAAGTTGATATTTCTAGCTTTGAATTACAAAAGGCCG
Encoded here:
- a CDS encoding branched-chain amino acid aminotransferase; translated protein: MINFNGELLQTGSKILSSQNRAYKYGDGLFETIKVSGGSILFWEDHYFRLMASMRILRMEIPMNFTMEFLEEQILLTLTSNEIKHARIRFSVFRGNGGTYKPKANDIQYIIEADELEYFNFKFPEQIDYEVDLYKDFYIHTSLLSTLKTNNKITHILASIYAEENELANCLLLNSEKNVIEAINANLFLVSGTSIKTPPLSSGCLKGIMRKQIIDLIKKDEELKVEEVDISSFELQKADELFLTNSIAGIIPISKYRKKTFENKVSTKLLKLLNGKLIEGFTNKLA